AAGCGGCGGCGGCACCGGCTTTTCCTTCAGCCGGCTGCGCGAGGCCAACGCCCGGGTGCGGTCCACCAACGGCGTTTCCAGCGGCCCGATCTCCTTCATGAAGGTCTTCAACGCCGCCACGGACGCTGTGAAGCAAGGCGGCACTCGGCGCGGCGCCAACATGGCCATCCTCAATGTGGACCATCCCCAGATCCTGGACTTCATCCAGTGCAAGGCGGATACGCGTGAACTCACCAACTTCAACCTCAGCGTGGGCATCACCGAAACCTTCATGCGGGCCGTGATGGACGATGAAGAATACGATCTAGTCTCACCCCGCAGCGGCGAGGCCGTGGGACGGCAGAAAGCGCGCGACGTGTTCAGCCTGATCGTGGATATGGCCCACAAGAACGGCGAACCGGGGATCGTGTTTCTGGACAGGATCAACGCCGCCAACCCCACCCCCCACATCGGCAGCATCGAATCCACCAATCCCTGCGGCGAACAGCCCCTGCTGCCCAACGAGGCCTGCAACCTCGGCTCCATCAACCTGGCCGTGCTGATCAAGGACGGCAGGGTGGATTGGGAGCGGCTGCGCGAAGTGACGCGCCTCAGCGTTGATTTCCTGGACGACGTGATCGACCGCTCGAAATTTCCCCTGCCCCAGATCGACGAGATGGTGAAGGCCAACCGCAAGATCGGGTTGGGCGTGATGGGCTGGGCGGACCTGCTCTACCAGCTCAGGATCCCCTACACCAGCGACGAAGCGGTGGCCCTGGCCGGCGAACTGATGGAATTCATCGATTTCGCAGCCAAGCAGCGCTCCGCCGAACTGGCCGCGGAGAAAGGCAGTTTCCCCAATTTCCCCGGCTCCATCTACGCTACCCGGAGCCTGCAGCGCCAGCCGCTGAAAATGGACTGGGCCGCGTTGGGCGAAGACATCGCCACCAGGGGCATCCGTAACGCCACCCTCACCACCATCGCCCCCACCGGCACCATCAGTATGATCCTGGATACCTCCAGCGGCATTGAACCTCAGTTCTCTCTGGTCTTTGTGAAAAACGTGATGGACGGCGACAAGCTGCTATACGTGAACAAATGGTTTCGCCAGGCTTTGGAGGATGCGGGCCTGCTGAGCCAGGAGCTGCTGGAAAAAGTGGCGCAAGCCGGCACCATCGCCGGTTTCGAGGAGATCCCCGCCGCCTTACGCGACATCTTCCTCACCGCCCACGACATCAGCCCGGAGTGGCACATCCGCATGCAGGCTGCTTTTCAGCTTTACACAGACAACGCCGTGAGCAAAACCATCAATTTTCCCCATGACGCCACGGTGGAGGACATCCGCATCGCCTATGAGCTGGCCTACCAGCTGGGCTGCAAGGGCTTAACGGTCTATCGTGACGGCAGCCGCGAAAACCAGGTGCTAAGCAGCGGCAGCGGTTCCCAGCCCAGCGAACGCAAAGTGGCCCCGCGCAGCCGGCCCGAGGTTACCCACGGAGTTACGCAACGCCTGGAAACTGGCTGCGGGCATATGTATGTGACCATCAACACCGATGAACAGGGTGCCTGCGAGGTGTTCGTGCAAATGGGTAAAGTGGGCGGCTGCGCTTCCGCGCAACTGGAAGCGATCGCCCGGCTGTCTTCCCTGGCCCTGCGCTCCGATGTGAAGCTGGAAGCCATCATCCGCCAGCTGAAAGGCATCCGCTGCCAGTCGCCGATGTGGCACAAAGGCAAGATGATCACCTCCTGCGGCGACGCCGTGGGCCAGGCTTTGGAAACCTTTCTCAAAACCTGGGCCGGGGGCGAACTGAAAGCCGTGCAGTTAAGCTCCGGGGAGGCTGAAATTCCTGAAGCCGGGGCCATGAACTCCATCGCGCTCTGCCCGGACTGCGGTTCTTCCATCGAACATGTGGAAGGCTGCCTCAAATGCCCAGCCTGCGGATGGTCCAAATGCTAACCAGATCATTAACTTACTTATACGGGAGTGAACATGCGCTGTAAACACTGCGACGCCCGCCTGGCCGCCCACGATTTTTGGTGCGCCAACTGCGGCAAACAGACTCAGGTGGTGAATCAGGACCTTTCCGCCTGGGCCAGCTTGAAAATCACTTGGGGCAAATACAATCCCCTCAAGGGCCTGAACATCCCTGCCGCCGCCTTTCCGGTCATCGCCGGAGTGGTTCCCTGCCTGATCCTGCTGTTCGCGCTCAACGCCTTTGGACGCCTTAACCTCTCGCAAGACCAGGCCACTGGAACCATGCTGCTGAACCTGTTTCTCACCGCCGCGGGCCTGTCCATATTTCTTCCCATCCTCCTGATACCTTACAAACCGGCTTGCGCGGAACCGGGCCACACCATCACCCTGAAGGAAATGCTGGCCGGAATGAAGCAGTATCCCCGCTATCTAGCGCTGGTGCTGATGGCGGCGCTGTATTTCGTGCTCATCCACGTGATCTGCTTCGGCCTGCCCCTGTTCAGCAGCGATCCCATTCTGCGCCTGGTCTGGATCGTTCTGGTGAACTACTTCCTGGCCGTGTTTCTGCCCGTGCCGGTGCTGATGCAACGCCTGAAACTGGGACCCTGGCAGGCTATCAGGCTTTCCTACCGGAAATTCCACGTGGTCCGCTGGCAACTCTATCTGCTGGCCCTGATCCTGGTGCTGGTCAACTTTGTGGCCACCGCTCTGGCCCTGGTGCCGCTGATCTTCACGCTGCCGCTTTCCTGGTTTGCCGTGCGGGATTACTTGGACCGCCTGCTGGAGTACGAGATCATCAGGGACTATAAGTAGGGAGCAGTTTTGACCAAAAAGGATATCATCTCCCTGATCCTGTTGCTGGCCGTGATCGCCTACGGGGCATGGACCTGGTTCAACCGCTCCTACCGCGACACCAGGCTGGACCAGGACCTGCTGGACACCGTGGTGACCATTTCTGCGAAATCCCAGAGCAAAAACGTGGGTGCCCAGATCGATTCTGTTTTCGCCTACATGCACACCTTGGAAGCCAAATTCAACGATTACGACCCCACCAGTTGGGTCTCGAAAGTCAATACTGCCAACGGCAAAGCCGTGCCCATGGACCCCGACGCCTACGAACTCCTCTGCCTGGCGGACAGCCTTTACCAGCTTGCCGGCGGGGCTTTCGACATCACCATCAAACCTCTGTACGACCTCTGGGGATTCAACCGGCCCATCCCGCCAAACGACTCCCTAACGCAAATGCCGCCGGATTCCCTGGTTATCAGGGAAACGCTGAAGAACATGGGTTTCAACAGGGTGCGCTTCAACCAAAAGAGGATCATCCTGCCCCGCGGCATGCAGATCACCTTCGGTGCCCTGGCCAAGGGTTACGTGCTGGACAAGGCCCGGGACTACATGGCCGCGGGCAAGTTCATCAGCGGACAGATAGACTGCACCAGCAGCATGAGCTTTTTCGGCCAGCCGCTGGCCCAGATCGTCAGTGTGCGCCATCCGCGGGCGAACCAGCAGCTGCAAACCATCGGCAGCTTCAAGATCCGCGACGGCTCCCTGAGCACTTCCGGGGATTATCAGCAGTATTTTGAATATGAGAACCGCCGCTATCACCACATCCTGCACCCCAAAACCGGGTATCCGGTGGAAAACGTCTTTTCCGTTACCGTGATCCATCCTTCAGCCGCCTGGGCGGACGGCCTTTCCACCGCGCTCTTCCTGCTGCCGCCGGAAACCGCGATCGAAAAGCTGAAGCGTTATCCCGAAAGCAACGCGGTGATCTTTTACCAGGCCAACGGCGAGATCGTTTCCCTGAAGAGCCTGGGCATGAAAGACCTGGAATGGCACGACGAAGGATGAACATCCCCGACCTCCAGTCCCAGCCAGACTCCCGCCGCATCGGCATCGACAAGGTGGGCGTGAAGGGCATCCGCTATCCCATAGTGGTGGACGACCGCGACCACAAGCTGCAGTCCACCATCGGCGAATTCAACATCTATGTGGACCTTCACCACAGCAAGCGCGGAACCCACATGTCCCGCTTTCTGGAAGTTTTAAACCGCTATCACCGCGACGCCATCATCGGCCAGTTGGACAAACTCCTGCTGGAGCTGAAATCCTCTCTCAAAGCCGACGCCGCCTACATCGACATCCTTTTCCCCTATTTCCTGCGGAAGCGGGCCCCGGTCTCCGGGATCAGTTCCCTGATGGATTACCAGTGCTTCTTTCATGCTTCCTATGCGGAGGATTACAAGCTCTGGATCGGCGCTGTGGTGCCAGTCACCGCGCTCTGTCCCTGCTCGAAGGAGATCTCGGAAGCCGGGGCGCACAACCAGCGCTCGCTGGTGACCATCAAGCTGCGCTACACTGGATTCGTCTGGCTGGAAGAGCTGATCGCCATCGCCGAGGAAGCGTCCAGTTGCCCCGTCTATCCCCTGCTGAAGCGCCGGGACGAAAAATACGTTACCGAAACCGCTTACGCCAGGCCCCGCTTCGTGGAGGACATCGTGCGCGAGGTCACCCAAAGGCTGGAATCCGATCCCCGGGTGCTGGAGTTTTACGTGGAAGCCGACAACTTTGAATCCATCCACAACCACAACGCCTACGCGATGGTCTATCGCCTGGGGCGTGCTTGAGCCCGGTCCCGCGCGCCTTGCCTGATTTCCCCGTCCAACCTGCGGTTTCGGGTTTTCTGCCCAACGGCCTGAAGTACATCCTCAGCGCCGACGCCTCCAATCCCGTTCTCTGCCTGCAGCTTTTCATCCGGATCGGCAGTGCCTGGGAGACGGAGCGCGAAGCCGGTTATTCCCATTTCATGGAACATTTGGCCTTCAAATCCACCCGTGATTTCGGCTACAACCAGATCACCGGCTTTGTGAACGGCTTGGGCGGTTCCATCAATGCCTACACGGATTTTGACTGCACCTGCTACTATCTGCTGCTGCCTTCGGAGTATTTGGCCGAGGGCTTGAAAGTGCTGGCCGAACTGGCCATGCATCCTTCTTTCACCCCAGCGGACCTGGCCATGGAAAAGGATATCATTATCGAGGAGATGGAGCAGAACAAGAACGATCCGGAGGCGGATTTCCTGGATTTCATCCAAACCGCGGCCTTTCAGCGCAATCCCCTCCGCCTTCCCGTGATGGGCACCCCGGCCTCGGTGAAAACAGCCGGGATAGCGGATCTGCGAGCCTTTCACACCAAATATTACCAGCCCGCGAACTCCTTTCTGGTGATCGTGGGAGACTTGGACCGGGACAAGGCTGGCCAAATCCTCAACACCTGCTTTGGCGCCTGGCAAAACACCGCCCCTCTTCCCCACTCCCGCGGCGGAAGCTTCACCGAACCGGAAGCTCCGGGCCAACCCTCGGTCTGGCGCAGGCACAAGCAGGAATTCCTCACCTACATCCTGCCGGAACTCTGCGACACCCATCCCGGCAGCGATCCCCTGCTGATCGCCATGCGCTATCTGGCTGTAGGGCGGTCTTCCCGGCTGTTCAAACGTTTGGTGGAAGAGGAAAAACTGGCCTCCTCGGTGAAGGTTTCATCCTACAGCGGCGTGATGAGTGGAGTTTCGGCGATCGTGGTCGCTCCCATGGGCAAAGCCAACGTCCCCAAGATCCAGTCTGTCTTTCAGCAGGAATACCAGGCTTTGCTGCAAGGGGCCGTCGATCCCGCCGAGATCGAGCTGGTGAAGCGCGACATCATCAACTCCTGGCGCTACGGCTTCGACGGCGTGGAAAACCTGGCCGGGATGCTGGGGGCCGAGGAATTCATCTCCGGCTACGAAACGCTTTACACCTACGACCGGCAGATCCTGCCCCTCGGCCTGGAAGATGTGCTCGCAGCCGTCCGCAAATACTGGCAGCCCTCCAGCTTGCAGATCATCCACCAGTCCCCCCGGGAAGTGGACCTGGCCCTGTCGGTGCCGCCGCTCAAACCCCTTGGGAAAAACCACGCGTTCCGTCAAGTCCTCCTGCCGGAGGCCACCCCTTCCTCCGCGAACGCGAAACTCAGCCTGGAACAATACTCGGAGGATGTTTTCACCGCCACCCTCTCCAACGGGCTGAAATTCATTTACCGCTGGCAGCCCCAGCGTCCCATCAGCGGTTTTGCCCTCTCCACGGATGTCTGCCAGCTGGGCGAAGCCCCCGGACAGCGCGGACTGAACTATCTCTGCTCGGCTGCGATGCTGCATTCCACCCAAAGCCGCAGCTACGCCGAAATGCTCACCACCAGCCGCGAACAGGGAATCAGCCTCAACGTGGAGCCCCATCCCGACACCACCGTTTTCCGGGGAAAATGCTTTCACACGGCCCTGCCCACCGCGCTGTCCATTCTGGCCGAGATCT
This is a stretch of genomic DNA from Candidatus Cloacimonadota bacterium. It encodes these proteins:
- the folE2 gene encoding GTP cyclohydrolase FolE2 is translated as MNIPDLQSQPDSRRIGIDKVGVKGIRYPIVVDDRDHKLQSTIGEFNIYVDLHHSKRGTHMSRFLEVLNRYHRDAIIGQLDKLLLELKSSLKADAAYIDILFPYFLRKRAPVSGISSLMDYQCFFHASYAEDYKLWIGAVVPVTALCPCSKEISEAGAHNQRSLVTIKLRYTGFVWLEELIAIAEEASSCPVYPLLKRRDEKYVTETAYARPRFVEDIVREVTQRLESDPRVLEFYVEADNFESIHNHNAYAMVYRLGRA
- a CDS encoding insulinase family protein, whose protein sequence is MSPVPRALPDFPVQPAVSGFLPNGLKYILSADASNPVLCLQLFIRIGSAWETEREAGYSHFMEHLAFKSTRDFGYNQITGFVNGLGGSINAYTDFDCTCYYLLLPSEYLAEGLKVLAELAMHPSFTPADLAMEKDIIIEEMEQNKNDPEADFLDFIQTAAFQRNPLRLPVMGTPASVKTAGIADLRAFHTKYYQPANSFLVIVGDLDRDKAGQILNTCFGAWQNTAPLPHSRGGSFTEPEAPGQPSVWRRHKQEFLTYILPELCDTHPGSDPLLIAMRYLAVGRSSRLFKRLVEEEKLASSVKVSSYSGVMSGVSAIVVAPMGKANVPKIQSVFQQEYQALLQGAVDPAEIELVKRDIINSWRYGFDGVENLAGMLGAEEFISGYETLYTYDRQILPLGLEDVLAAVRKYWQPSSLQIIHQSPREVDLALSVPPLKPLGKNHAFRQVLLPEATPSSANAKLSLEQYSEDVFTATLSNGLKFIYRWQPQRPISGFALSTDVCQLGEAPGQRGLNYLCSAAMLHSTQSRSYAEMLTTSREQGISLNVEPHPDTTVFRGKCFHTALPTALSILAEIFWQPAFDPNHIRLLKSTSIDLLRRDNQNPSSLAWLRWFRLLFGPNSPYGRYSGNIGDLAGHNREAIRAWYTSHYRPERFSLAIVSSVEPRQALDLVGSLFEGGKPSGDLDLPAPPAPRPSRVRMRTQLLDSGQAIIHLGGFAAPARDSISTTAWHILAQIIGGDMDSRLFNLVREKYGYAYQTGMEYSSTRELGYWFAYSYCDPDDRKPCLRLMREVLAAVCAEGVGAQELLQAQNYLCGMNRFDAESAALQAVLLSSLSALGYEPGFYLNREQRIRAMDLDTVNRVAREWLRPDNHWTHILA
- a CDS encoding FAD:protein FMN transferase; protein product: MTKKDIISLILLLAVIAYGAWTWFNRSYRDTRLDQDLLDTVVTISAKSQSKNVGAQIDSVFAYMHTLEAKFNDYDPTSWVSKVNTANGKAVPMDPDAYELLCLADSLYQLAGGAFDITIKPLYDLWGFNRPIPPNDSLTQMPPDSLVIRETLKNMGFNRVRFNQKRIILPRGMQITFGALAKGYVLDKARDYMAAGKFISGQIDCTSSMSFFGQPLAQIVSVRHPRANQQLQTIGSFKIRDGSLSTSGDYQQYFEYENRRYHHILHPKTGYPVENVFSVTVIHPSAAWADGLSTALFLLPPETAIEKLKRYPESNAVIFYQANGEIVSLKSLGMKDLEWHDEG
- a CDS encoding vitamin B12-dependent ribonucleotide reductase, coding for MVLSDNAKVVLERRYFRKNDAGETIEDWAALIGRVAKDIAGGDPDKEKRYQELLDSGYFLPNSPTLMNAGNDLQQLSACFVLPIEDSMNSIFETVKNAALIHKSGGGTGFSFSRLREANARVRSTNGVSSGPISFMKVFNAATDAVKQGGTRRGANMAILNVDHPQILDFIQCKADTRELTNFNLSVGITETFMRAVMDDEEYDLVSPRSGEAVGRQKARDVFSLIVDMAHKNGEPGIVFLDRINAANPTPHIGSIESTNPCGEQPLLPNEACNLGSINLAVLIKDGRVDWERLREVTRLSVDFLDDVIDRSKFPLPQIDEMVKANRKIGLGVMGWADLLYQLRIPYTSDEAVALAGELMEFIDFAAKQRSAELAAEKGSFPNFPGSIYATRSLQRQPLKMDWAALGEDIATRGIRNATLTTIAPTGTISMILDTSSGIEPQFSLVFVKNVMDGDKLLYVNKWFRQALEDAGLLSQELLEKVAQAGTIAGFEEIPAALRDIFLTAHDISPEWHIRMQAAFQLYTDNAVSKTINFPHDATVEDIRIAYELAYQLGCKGLTVYRDGSRENQVLSSGSGSQPSERKVAPRSRPEVTHGVTQRLETGCGHMYVTINTDEQGACEVFVQMGKVGGCASAQLEAIARLSSLALRSDVKLEAIIRQLKGIRCQSPMWHKGKMITSCGDAVGQALETFLKTWAGGELKAVQLSSGEAEIPEAGAMNSIALCPDCGSSIEHVEGCLKCPACGWSKC